From the genome of Solanum stenotomum isolate F172 chromosome 5, ASM1918654v1, whole genome shotgun sequence:
GAGACCTTTCCTCACGAGCTATACACCCTCTTAATGACTCACGGGGAAATCAAAAAAATCAATCTCGAGTCTTGCACTAACATGTCCGCAATCAGCCTCAAGTGTAGTGTTAGAGCTTAGGCACGGGTACTAAGTAGTCTTTCGAATGCTAAGTGTGTGGTCATGAAATGATGGTTCAACTTTTTAGCCTATAAAAGAGTCCTCCCAGAAGAACTAAAGACATCAGAAAATCCATCAAGTCCCCTAGAAgtctttttatcttcttttcttagaATCTCCCTCGGAGAAACTCTGGACCTTCTCTTCACTTGtatatttctttccttttagcGGTTCATATTCTTGTATTGACCCACTGCCTTAGTGTTTGACCTAAAAGAAATGAATTTGATGGACCTTAATCCACTTATTTTTAATCACTTTTCACAAATTGTATTGTTAATCAATatgacaattttttaataaatagcaatggcatatttaaaaacatgattGTCAATTGGTCAGCCGTTGGAACACTTCCATCCAATAACTACATGAACACGATACAATATCACATCATATCAAACACAAAAGCATAATAGCTCTTATTAATTCATAATGGTGCACAAGTATGAAGTATAACAATCTATATCGATTCATTTAGCAAAATCAAGAATCGTAAAATCACaatcctccaaaaaaaaaactacatttATACTTAAAATCAATACTTTCCTCTCACAAaccaaaatttttaattcaagattcatcaacatCATGAACCCGAAAATTAAGTCTTCGAATCCAAATCGAATGAAGAATCATATGAAACACATCATATCTTTTTGGAGGTGAATTAACCTCAAAATGCCTCCTCATTTGAATTCCCCTCTTTTGCATCACCAAATACTTATCTTGAGGAATATCCATAAGAATTTTCTTAAGATTAGGAATATCCTTAACATGAATTGTAACAACAAATGTGTCCCAATCAAGTACATCACTAAAAGGTGTCACATAATTATCCTTAATTAGGACAGGTACACATCCCATGTAAAGTCCCTCAACCATTCTCGGACTTGCAACTTCATATCCACTTGGACATAAACAATATTTACTCTTTCTTATCATGTCATAATATGAAACACCTTTTGGTAAGTACTTGTGAATTTGAACATCTTCATCTTTACTATTTTCCCAATGTTGTAACAAAATTGGCCTAATTGGACCATGAACACCTCCGGCAAAGAACACGAGAACGGGGCGATCGGAGGGCGGTGGACCGCCTAGTAGGCCTTTGGTTGTACCTAAAGGGAGATGGATTTCTGGAATTGAAACATCCTTTGTTGGATTGAATTTTTCTGAGGTATTGGCATTGCATAAAGCTCTAATTGAGTTTTTGTACAAGTGTGGTATAGCAAAGGAAATTTCAGGGCCCTGTATAATAACACAAATTAAATCAAGACTAAGATActattattaaaaatgtattaaaaaaggTCATATAATACGGTACATAGCAACAACAATATATTTAGTGTAATCTCATGAATGGAATCTGATAAGGATATAGAATGTATACAAACTTTATCGTTACCTCCCAGAGATAACGTGAAGTACACACGACAATTATCTATAGAGAGGACTATTATTAAAGAATATTACACGTGAGCTTGGCACTAGTTATCGTGAATACTATTCTCcatccgtttcaatttatgtgacatataaTTTGATTAATTCAATGTTAAGTTTcagtaaaacaaataaagtaatacgtaattgaaatttatgatcttaaacatgACATAACATTTGTATGACTATAAAAGCTTCTCGTTAATAGTAAAATGAGAATTTTATAATTGaatattctaaatataaaaatatttattttttataataaataaataatgtcacataaattaaaagggaggaactataatattcaaaaagtttcaatatttattttatttttaattttacaaaGGCTACCTCTCGAGACTATATCAAAATGAGGAAGAAAGGAAGAGTATGGTTTcataattaaatttcatatcaagtCAAAAGACAGACAAAGTGAAAAAACAATGAGACGATGCTTGTAGTAAAGTATCTATACGAGTACTTTGTTTGTCGTACTCcaaattcaatctttttttttagagagagaacaattgttatataaataacgttctaattaatttatatacaccaacaatataaaataaattcaagaaacTTACCCAATCATGACAAGCAAGCATGAAATGATCAGCACCAAGACTTCTATTCCAATAAGgatacttttgagaaatgacaTTAACATAATCCATTGTTGTGTTCTTCATGAGACCCCATTCATGTGATTCAGCCACATATATGAATTCAATTAACATTGTAACACTTAATGGCAAGAAGTATACATGAGCTTTGTTTGGATTTTCTGTTCTGAATTTGCTAACTTCCATTGCTTGAATAAAATAACCTTCAATAGCATATGTATGTTTGCATGGACCAAAATGATATAATGGGGGATCACCTTCTTTGTACACATATACCTTGaattttttctccatttccaAATAGCTCCTACACATTTTAGAAATGAATTAGTTTAGATGGattcagaattttaaatttatgaattctGAGTTTCAATTAGTATAGCTTATTGagtttttgatatattatttatacatactATATCAAATATAACTTAAACACCAAAGTCTAAGATTACTTTATATCTGTCAGAGGGTGGGATAATAGCATCGGGATTAGATATCCTGATGAATTAgtaaaaatgacaaaaagaaaCATGAGATACTTAAATCAGTACCGAAGTCAGAAATTTCATTAAGGGTGTTCAAGATTTCATATATATAGGtacgaaaaataataattgacctATATACTTCGtataattctctctctctccctctctctctctctctctctctctctctatatatatatatatatatatatatatatatatatattataatattttgatgaaggGTGTCCGACTGGCCACCCTAAGTTATTTGTGGTTACGCCATTGCCTCAAACCTTTTTTCTACTGAATAAggtggaggatatttttgtgaacgaacaatttaatttcttctcagaaaatatacaaatgcatgtTAGTTCTGTATAACAAACCAAATAGACAATAAAGAAGAAACAATACATGTCAGAATAACTATtctcaatataacttgtattcaaaccaACGATCCCGGATTGGAGTAGTAATTAATTAGCAGTGAATGGTATAGTATTATACAACATACCTGTGGAAGGAAGTAGCATTCAAGTACATAGGACCATGAGGAATatattcatcttcttcttcttcttctatatgATTGCTTTTGTTTTgtcttaataataatattgcaGCTCTAGATCTTGCAAGTCCTGCTTCCAATTTCTCTATTTTGCTTAATCTTTTTGGTGTTTCTGTGTTCTTATTTACATTAATAATAGGGACCTCATCCTTTTCATTAATTGCCTATAAGGTTAACAACAAATAAGCaattaattagtaaatttaAAGGGTTATTTATGGTCATCATGAAATAGAAATACGGCGATTTcggatttgaaatttataaatttttatagcaaaatcaaatatatatatatatatatatatatatataattcggaCAAAAGCAATTGAATTCAGCTAAACCTAGCATTTTAAAAATGGAACTTAGGTGTGTATACATGAATTACAtcactaaaattttaattaaaaaattgatttaattatgaatatataattcaaaattgCAATGAATTTTTAGCGgtaagaatataaataaattcattaaaagaGTCATTTCAAGATCACAAGTCCTAATTAAggtaagattttttattttattttgccaAGGTCATTGATGGATAGTATCAAATTCTTgatcaagaaattaaaatcaGCTATTAACagctctaaaaaaaaaatccaattattaatttcatagCAAAGGAGAAAAgatgaatgtttttttttagtttctcaCTCGATATTCGATACCTATATTGAAGCCCAACTAATTCAACTTCGCCCTAGAAAGGACTCCATTTGGTAGCACATTTTTTCATGCCGCGAACTCGAATGATTAAAGATCAATGTTTTAGTTACCACAATGTTTGTAGAATGAAGTGTCAATGATCACTActagaaaaataagaattaggAATGAACAAATTCTATAGCTAAACAACACATATATATTAACAAAAGTACTAATAgtaatatctaaaaaaaaaaaaaactcacctTTGTTGAAGAACCATTATTGAGAGTCTCTAAATAATGATGATGAGAAATTGATAGCCAAAATTTGGAACCTTGTGGATTAATGATAACAACAAAAGCAGCAACCAAAAATAATGGCaaaataaaccataaaacctttaaagaatttgaattcattctttttgtttttcttactttttccCCTTTTACTTTTGTTGTTTCTTTGTGGAAAAAAGTTGTAAAGTTTGGctttggtatatatataataaaatatatgaaatttctataaaatatggttaaaaaattgtaatttgattcCTTACCATCTTAGTGTTCAATGTATATCTTCCTTCCTTCATTATTGTAATCTAGATTTTGCTCTTTTACCTTTTAGGAAAAGTGCAATCAAGagatacttttttaaaaaaatttcctcTGATATCCATAATAGAAGTCTAACTAAATTCGAATTTGCGCATTGCAGGATCCTGTTGTCAATaagattttttctattttcaagagtttaaactcaaaatatttagctaaacataaaataatttcaaccaTCCCACGATATACATGCCTACTTAAAATATTGAAACGTAATTAAACATAACCAAGCACATGCATACTTAGAAATGACTATCACTACTAACCAAGAGGAGTTGTGGGATGTTGAAAACATACcatgttttaacttttaagttataCAGTTGTTAgccttctaattcatcttcgaATAAGTTTTATTTATCATAAGTTGTTAACATAATTCTCCCCATCAAAACTTTTATAATTTGTTACTTACTaccttttaatttaaattacaaatcaatGCTTATTAAATAGATTTACTTGTAATTATCCTATAAGTGATGcaattgatttaatttattttacactGTTAGTGTATAGAACTTTAACTCGGGGACAGGTGTCACTCACTTGATGAGTTTCCTGCCTCCGAAGTTGAAGTGGAGGGTTCAAACTCCATCGATTACTCAATATTCCTTTGCTTTTTCCTTGGTGTtgtaaaaaaaacttcaaactctATATAGAAATTAGAATAGGCCAAATAGAAGTagcatttattttttattattatttgcatGGAGATTTGCAAATTGTTGACATAAGTAACATAGAAGGATGACACTATCAACATAGGTTGTTGTGGAATGATTTCGAATCTCTTCACCTCTTAACCATAGGTCTCGAATTCGAGCATCTgagaattgaaaaaattatgttgGGCGCGATAACATTAGAAATGAGCCCTGCaatacataaattcaaatttaatcgaagCCTAATGCAGATATACATACAAGGTGGGTAacagaacaagaaatggaagcATGACACTAGGCAAGAGGCTTATGGTATGGATCCTTTAATATAGTGACATAAAATACTAGTAATATATTTGTTTCCTTCATTTTCACTTTACCCTTTGTAAGTCGAAACAAAATGAACACACGCTAAGAAGTGtatatatttagatatttaCGTATATACACAAGTTattatgtcttttttctttataattctTGAGTTTAGTTAGTGACTGAAAGATGGTTACAGGGTATTTGGGTGTACAAAGTTCAAAAGACTGTTTAGCCAAAAATTAGCACATCTCTTGAGTATGTCTATTTCAGTGGTGGACGGATTCAGAATTTTGACGTTGTGAGCTGTGAAATGTATATCTATCTCTGCTTATTTTTCGCACATATGTAAACAGATTCAACCCAAAACACTGGTTTCTGCTGAACCGTAAACGTATTGTAGCTCTAGGCCATTTGATTCTTTGCCTAAAAAAGGACTGCCTGCAGTATGAAGCATCCCACATTTACATATGATTCAAGGTAGGGAACATCCCAGCAGCCTACCTTGACGCAAGCAGCTTTTTGAGGAATTGAGCAACCAAATGGGCCACGAGAAATACAGTTTGGTCTGGGTCCACCACTCGAGCCCGTGACATGTAGTTCATATGGAGCCGACTTTACCGTTGCTCTAAGGATTCCCTTCCCACTTACTTCTTTGCCTCAAAATGATTTAAGACTTCAAGATGACTTATTTATGAGTCTTTGGTTCCTAGGTTGCAAAATTTACAATATTTCACTAACTTTTCAATAGAGTAAATCATATCATGCTGGGAAAGACTCTATTTCATTAATAACCTTTAGTGTGTAATATTTCTTATAATTTGCTAAAAGACCTTGTATGACCATAACAAGAGctaatttttctcttttttgataAGAGTAGAAAGCAGATGGAGCAAATGATAGAATTGAATGAGTTATATTGCCTCCATACTTAAACATGCATTCTGCATTTATATATGTTGATAAAGAGTAACAAATTTAAGTTCGCCCTTATGGACGTCCCTAACTTGCTCCTGGTGAAATTTGTGTCAAGGTAAGATTCACAGCAAACTCCTATATACACATTGCAGGCAGTTGAACTCGAAATGCTGGTATGTGGGATTTGGGTGTTCATATTAACGAAATGGTGTACTGGGTATGAGGAGTGACATACAGAGCTAACTAGGTTACAATGTATGATAATTGGTACCTGTAGACTGTAGTAGttgagaagaaagaaaaagtaacaACAAGAGAGTGAATTACAGGAAGTTCTGATCCTTGATTATGcaggtttttcttttcttcttttccccCTTCAGGTTTTCCGAAGGATGATATCATATGGTAAAATGAGAGGCTGCTCAATAGGAGCAAATGAAATGCAAAATACTATTCAAGCTTCTATATAGAGTGACATTTGGGCATTGCATAGGagtgggggttttaccctgtgcgcacccaaagggtagcggctgcaggtttcccttgtcatcaaaaaaaaaaaaatgaaagtgcAGACTTCGAGTAGGCATGGACATCAGTAGGCATACAAGTAGCAGTGGGTTCACATGTTCTAAGTATTCAGGATAAATTGATCGTTAATGAAGAACTAAActtgaatagaagaaaaaggATTCCTCTGTAATTATTAGACTTTTTATAGGATCAGCCTTCAGATTCTTAGCTCTACAAGACCGAAGGCTCAACTTTGGTTCCATAACGTTTAACAAGACAAAGTGAACAAATCTAAAACACACCTGACACAAAGAAAGACGGACCAAAAACTAAAACGAAACAACCACCAGAAaacaaagatatttttaatagaaCAACGTGATGAAGTTGGGATTGAAGGCCAAAGTAGAAACAGAACAAAGAACTCCTAATATTAGCTTTAAAGTGAAATGGTTTATTCATGAAAGTAGAGGCCTTTAGATAACACACAAATAGCTTATATACACAAGATAAAGACTAGCCCAAAATCATCTAGTACACTGGTTGTGTATGAAATAGGCATCTTCCATTGACGAGGAGGATTCAGAATATCTGACTAACCAGGAGAAAGTGAAGTTGGCGAATACCACGTTATTTCTTTGCAATGAGGTCCCAGAACAAGCCATAACAGGCAACACCTTTTTCAATGCATTATGAGCTGGTATGCCTCATTGAGACTCTCCACTGCATATTCATAACCAAGATTGTTTGCCCGTCCCTCAAACTCAACTACCTCATCCTGTGGAACTTGGATCCCGACTAGCACATTTGCACCCGTATCTCCCTTTCAGCACGAAAGAAAAGATCAAACAAATTAATCCAATATAATAGCAGATAAACTACAGGCCAACACCAACAAAGGGGAAGAACTAAATTAGAAGAATGAGATTCTATATTACCTGAGCACGATAATGAAACAAACTTATATTCCAACGTGGGCTGAAAGCATCTAAAAACTTCATCAAAGCACCAGGCTTCTCGGGAAAAGTGAATCGACACAAAAGCTCATTATGAACATTTGTTCTACCACCCATctggagagagagagagatcaaTATCCAATGAACACCACATAATCCATTAAACAAAGGAGTTAAACCTAATCTCTCCGCAAATCTACTCTTAAGAATTAAAAATCTCAAGAGACAAAAACATTATTTCATTACGGTAAATTGTCATCAAGTTTCTTAATATAGTAGTAAAAGcaaaaatattcaaatgaatagagaaattatacataaagttctatacaaaagaaaaatatcaacatGATAAAGGAGACCTAAAACATTACCAAATGCCTAAGATGATCTTTGACCAAGTCATTGTCTGTAAGATTAATGGTTTGCAGATCTGCTGATTCCATCCTCTCCACCATTCCTTCAAGTTCTAATATTGTGTGAAGTCCAACACTGCACATTAAAAAAAGGCCATGAAACAATGAATAAAGCTGGCTTTAATTACATAACAGATTGATAGAGAGGCAAATAACTggaaatatttaataataagttGATGTCCTTTCATGAATAAGTGTTTGTGtttataaatactaaaattaaCGCTAAAATGAACCAAAAATCTCTTTAAAAGATCAAGGAGACCTTGCCTGTAAAGTACAAGAGCTCTTTCTTTATCAGAGTTGTATCTGTACTTGAATTCAGTGATATTCATTGGTCCTACCTGTAATCAAGTTAATGTTTCAGTCTGCTAGTCAAAAGTgtgctacttttttttttttttNGGGGGGGGAACTGGTAACTCAAAAGTGCACTACTTTAAAATCTATATTT
Proteins encoded in this window:
- the LOC125865394 gene encoding probable glycosyltransferase At5g03795, with amino-acid sequence MNSNSLKVLWFILPLFLVAAFVVIINPQGSKFWLSISHHHYLETLNNGSSTKAINEKDEVPIINVNKNTETPKRLSKIEKLEAGLARSRAAILLLRQNKSNHIEEEEEDEYIPHGPMYLNATSFHRSYLEMEKKFKVYVYKEGDPPLYHFGPCKHTYAIEGYFIQAMEVSKFRTENPNKAHVYFLPLSVTMLIEFIYVAESHEWGLMKNTTMDYVNVISQKYPYWNRSLGADHFMLACHDWGPEISFAIPHLYKNSIRALCNANTSEKFNPTKDVSIPEIHLPLGTTKGLLGGPPPSDRPVLVFFAGGVHGPIRPILLQHWENSKDEDVQIHKYLPKGVSYYDMIRKSKYCLCPSGYEVASPRMVEGLYMGCVPVLIKDNYVTPFSDVLDWDTFVVTIHVKDIPNLKKILMDIPQDKYLVMQKRGIQMRRHFEVNSPPKRYDVFHMILHSIWIRRLNFRVHDVDES